From Pan paniscus chromosome 9, NHGRI_mPanPan1-v2.0_pri, whole genome shotgun sequence, the proteins below share one genomic window:
- the LOC100977711 gene encoding olfactory receptor 51E1 isoform X1: MQKPQLLVPIIATSNGNLVHAAYFLLPLPAWCWSQFSFFMMVDPNGNESSATYFILIGLPGLEEAQFWLAFPLCSLYLIAVLGNLTIIYIVRTEHSLHEPMYIFLCMLSGIDILISTSSMPKMLAIFWFNSTTIQFDACLLQMFAIHSLSGMESTVLLAMAFDRYVAICHPLRHATVLTLPRVTKIGVAAVVRGAALMAPLPVFIKQLPFCRSNILSHSYCLHQDVMKLACDDIRVNVVYGLIVIISAIGLDSLLISFSYLLILKTVLGLTREAQAKAFGTCVSHVCAVFIFYVPFIGLSMVHRFSKRRDSPLPIILANIYLLVPPVLNPIVYGVKTKEIRQRILRLFHVATHASET; encoded by the coding sequence CCTCTACCTGCCTGGTGCTGGTCACAGTTCAGCTTCTTCATGATGGTGGATCCCAATGGCAATGAATCCAGTGCTACATACTTCATCCTAATAGGCCTCCCTGGTTTAGAAGAGGCTCAGTTCTGGTTGGCCTTCCCATTGTGCTCCCTCTACCTTATTGCTGTGCTAGGTAACTTGACAATCATCTACATTGTGCGGACTGAGCACAGCCTGCATGAGcccatgtatatatttctttgcaTGCTTTCAGGCATTGACATCCTCATCTCCACCTCATCCATGCCCAAAATGCTGGCCATCTTCTGGTTCAATTCCACTACCATCCAGTTTGATGCTTGTCTGCTACAGATGTTTGCCATCCACTCCTTATCTGGCATGGAATCCACAGTGCTGCTGGCCATGGCTTTTGACCGCTATGTGGCCATCTGTCACCCACTGCGCCATGCCACAGTACTTACGTTGCCTCGTGTCACCAAAATTGGTGTGGCTGCTGTGGTGCGGGGGGCTGCACTGATGGCACCCCTTCCTGTCTTCATCAAGCAGCTGCCCTTCTGCCGCTCCAATATCCTTTCCCATTCCTACTGCCTACACCAAGATGTCATGAAGCTGGCCTGTGATGATATCCGGGTCAATGTCGTCTATGGCCTTATCGTCATCATCTCTGCCATTGGCCTGGACTCACTTCTCATCTCCTTCTCATATCTGCTTATTCTTAAGACTGTGTTGGGCTTGACACGTGAAGCCCAGGCCAAGGCATTTGGCACTTGTGTCTCTCATGTGTGTGCTGTGTTCATATTCTATGTACCTTTCATTGGATTGTCCATGGTGCACCGCTTTAGCAAGCGGCGTGACTCTCCCCTGCCCATCATCTTGGCCAATATCTATCTGCTGGTTCCTCCTGTGCTCAACCCAATTGTCTATGGAGTGAAGACAAAGGAGATTCGACAGCGCATTCTTCGACTTTTCCATGTGGCCACACACGCTTCAGAGACCTAG
- the LOC100977711 gene encoding olfactory receptor 51E1 isoform X2, producing the protein MMVDPNGNESSATYFILIGLPGLEEAQFWLAFPLCSLYLIAVLGNLTIIYIVRTEHSLHEPMYIFLCMLSGIDILISTSSMPKMLAIFWFNSTTIQFDACLLQMFAIHSLSGMESTVLLAMAFDRYVAICHPLRHATVLTLPRVTKIGVAAVVRGAALMAPLPVFIKQLPFCRSNILSHSYCLHQDVMKLACDDIRVNVVYGLIVIISAIGLDSLLISFSYLLILKTVLGLTREAQAKAFGTCVSHVCAVFIFYVPFIGLSMVHRFSKRRDSPLPIILANIYLLVPPVLNPIVYGVKTKEIRQRILRLFHVATHASET; encoded by the coding sequence ATGATGGTGGATCCCAATGGCAATGAATCCAGTGCTACATACTTCATCCTAATAGGCCTCCCTGGTTTAGAAGAGGCTCAGTTCTGGTTGGCCTTCCCATTGTGCTCCCTCTACCTTATTGCTGTGCTAGGTAACTTGACAATCATCTACATTGTGCGGACTGAGCACAGCCTGCATGAGcccatgtatatatttctttgcaTGCTTTCAGGCATTGACATCCTCATCTCCACCTCATCCATGCCCAAAATGCTGGCCATCTTCTGGTTCAATTCCACTACCATCCAGTTTGATGCTTGTCTGCTACAGATGTTTGCCATCCACTCCTTATCTGGCATGGAATCCACAGTGCTGCTGGCCATGGCTTTTGACCGCTATGTGGCCATCTGTCACCCACTGCGCCATGCCACAGTACTTACGTTGCCTCGTGTCACCAAAATTGGTGTGGCTGCTGTGGTGCGGGGGGCTGCACTGATGGCACCCCTTCCTGTCTTCATCAAGCAGCTGCCCTTCTGCCGCTCCAATATCCTTTCCCATTCCTACTGCCTACACCAAGATGTCATGAAGCTGGCCTGTGATGATATCCGGGTCAATGTCGTCTATGGCCTTATCGTCATCATCTCTGCCATTGGCCTGGACTCACTTCTCATCTCCTTCTCATATCTGCTTATTCTTAAGACTGTGTTGGGCTTGACACGTGAAGCCCAGGCCAAGGCATTTGGCACTTGTGTCTCTCATGTGTGTGCTGTGTTCATATTCTATGTACCTTTCATTGGATTGTCCATGGTGCACCGCTTTAGCAAGCGGCGTGACTCTCCCCTGCCCATCATCTTGGCCAATATCTATCTGCTGGTTCCTCCTGTGCTCAACCCAATTGTCTATGGAGTGAAGACAAAGGAGATTCGACAGCGCATTCTTCGACTTTTCCATGTGGCCACACACGCTTCAGAGACCTAG